From Desulfotignum phosphitoxidans DSM 13687, one genomic window encodes:
- the cas1 gene encoding CRISPR-associated endonuclease Cas1, giving the protein MENLYVVEQGSFLAKSGDTLKIVKQGTVLDTVPAKDLTKLILTGHVSLTGPVMDYLIRHRVETVFLTPTGRFRARLMIDEHRHVALRKAQYERLSDPNDSLNVMKIIVQGKLENMAAFLLRRGRDYNEPKLKAGAAALTSLTSSLKAAREKSIVRGIEGAGSRIYFSVFPLLIRNDVFFFNGRNRRPPKDPVNALLSFVYTLLTNEVISAIKTCGLDPYLGALHEISYGRPSLACDLVEEYRAPVADRFVLQLLNRKMIKPEDFVYRKPGQKVYTDEKEMASNRPVEMKPRLYKTFLAAYEQIMQGPAGHRNTIQAQVRTFADFLLGKKISYRPVKL; this is encoded by the coding sequence ATGGAAAACCTGTATGTCGTGGAACAGGGCAGTTTTCTGGCCAAAAGCGGAGACACCCTGAAAATCGTGAAGCAGGGCACGGTGCTGGACACGGTACCGGCCAAAGACCTGACCAAACTGATTCTTACCGGACACGTGTCTCTCACGGGTCCGGTAATGGATTATCTGATCAGACACCGGGTGGAAACCGTGTTTCTCACCCCCACCGGCCGGTTCCGGGCCAGGCTCATGATCGACGAGCACAGGCATGTAGCCTTGCGAAAGGCCCAGTATGAAAGGTTATCCGATCCGAATGACAGCCTGAACGTCATGAAAATCATTGTTCAGGGCAAACTGGAAAACATGGCCGCTTTTCTGCTGCGCCGGGGGCGGGATTACAATGAGCCAAAGTTGAAAGCCGGGGCTGCGGCCCTGACATCCCTGACGTCATCTTTGAAAGCCGCCAGAGAAAAATCAATTGTCCGGGGCATTGAAGGGGCCGGATCCCGGATTTACTTCAGTGTGTTTCCTCTGCTGATCCGCAACGACGTTTTCTTCTTCAACGGCCGGAACCGCCGTCCGCCCAAAGATCCGGTCAATGCCCTGCTTTCATTTGTGTATACCTTGTTGACAAACGAGGTGATATCTGCCATCAAAACATGTGGACTTGATCCCTATCTTGGGGCGCTCCATGAGATCAGCTATGGCCGCCCGTCTCTGGCCTGTGACCTGGTGGAAGAATACCGGGCTCCCGTTGCAGACCGGTTCGTGCTCCAGCTGCTGAACCGGAAAATGATCAAGCCCGAGGATTTTGTTTACCGTAAACCCGGACAGAAAGTCTATACCGATGAAAAGGAGATGGCATCCAACCGCCCGGTGGAGATGAAACCCCGGCTATACAAAACCTTTCTGGCCGCCTACGAGCAGATCATGCAGGGGCCGGCCGGGCACAGGAATACGATCCAGGCCCAGGTGAGGACATTTGCCGATTTTCTGCTGGGCAAAAAAATATCGTATCGTCCGGTAAAGTTGTAA
- a CDS encoding type II toxin-antitoxin system Phd/YefM family antitoxin — MTQTISISEFKATCLKIIDQVKNTGISVIVTKRGKPYALVTRPPATENNGSWIGSFKDQIKITGDILEPVVDEKEWDVLK; from the coding sequence ATGACTCAAACAATTTCGATCTCGGAATTCAAAGCAACCTGCCTTAAAATCATAGATCAGGTGAAAAACACGGGGATATCCGTTATCGTCACCAAAAGAGGGAAACCCTATGCATTGGTGACCCGGCCGCCGGCTACGGAAAACAATGGATCCTGGATAGGAAGCTTCAAAGATCAGATAAAAATCACCGGCGACATTCTGGAACCGGTTGTGGATGAAAAAGAATGGGATGTGTTGAAATGA
- a CDS encoding type II toxin-antitoxin system VapC family toxin: protein MNLLLDTHILLWSLTGSDKLPDEMKKALEDPVSTLWLSPISTWEILMLHEKNRIRIDHADPVEWIERVLGSIPFKEASLNHEVAIQSRQVKLPHQDPADRFLVATALVYDLTFMTVDQKILDSDRVEICFK from the coding sequence ATGAATCTACTGCTGGACACACATATCCTTTTATGGAGTCTCACCGGCTCTGATAAACTGCCGGATGAAATGAAAAAGGCACTTGAAGATCCAGTCAGCACCCTTTGGCTGTCCCCCATTTCCACGTGGGAAATATTGATGCTTCATGAAAAAAACAGAATCCGGATCGATCATGCCGATCCGGTTGAATGGATCGAACGGGTGCTGGGCAGCATTCCTTTCAAAGAAGCGTCTTTGAATCATGAAGTAGCCATTCAAAGCAGACAGGTGAAATTACCGCATCAAGACCCTGCGGATCGATTTCTCGTTGCCACTGCACTGGTTTACGACCTGACATTTATGACAGTGGATCAGAAGATTCTTGATTCCGACCGGGTTGAGATTTGTTTCAAATGA
- a CDS encoding CRISPR-associated primase-polymerase type A1 — translation MKPSATTQVLSETTTKGRSKNTAPPGTDYTLLVRRLEKAVLENPENARVREVLARQVVWQKLPVPQALEWASLAQIAGLPDTALEIYGFLTENDPDNAGIWEPYIRLLDILDYRTRLSSAAALAGRYLTREEIAAWISGKSEPADSPRRMDPDLAAAEDPFARMHAWQALLDRFMDLFAGRDDVFARQWADKNEGKSGYVPVRRPMDKADLEEHLKGLKTYGIYLMAQDATVQCGIIDADLVKPLRITPRKQADQARIKKEQVYMITRIRESSRELGLTPLVEVSGGKGFHFWYFTDRPVAASVMRKALAGLVDPLRKDLSCFELEVFPKQDQLSGKGFGNLVKLPLGIHRLSGKRSYFPECVKKEIPLQLAFLEKVEKADSRKFTSGPKTAATSKLVTHPNLEALTKEYPGLFELQRLCPPLGQLIALAREGRGLRVREEKILFQTLGFLPDGKKILHYLFQHDPEYNSHMVDYKLSRLRGTPLGCKRIHSLTAATVDFCDIRPDHTGYIHPLIQVQAWQKMDEKKTPVSGKVQNLTQAVENLKIAIQQVERFLS, via the coding sequence ACTGCCCCACCGGGAACAGATTACACCCTGCTGGTGCGGCGCCTGGAAAAAGCCGTGCTGGAAAATCCGGAAAACGCCCGGGTCCGGGAGGTCCTTGCCAGACAAGTCGTGTGGCAGAAGCTCCCCGTGCCCCAGGCCCTGGAATGGGCCTCTCTGGCCCAGATTGCGGGATTGCCGGACACGGCCCTGGAGATCTATGGGTTCCTGACAGAAAATGATCCGGACAATGCCGGGATCTGGGAACCCTATATCCGGTTGCTGGATATCCTGGATTACCGGACGCGGCTGTCTTCGGCTGCGGCCCTGGCCGGCCGGTATCTGACCAGGGAAGAGATCGCAGCCTGGATATCCGGAAAGTCGGAGCCAGCTGACAGTCCTCGACGGATGGACCCGGATCTGGCCGCAGCTGAAGATCCCTTTGCCCGGATGCATGCCTGGCAGGCTTTACTGGACCGTTTCATGGATCTGTTTGCCGGCCGTGATGATGTGTTCGCCCGGCAATGGGCGGACAAAAATGAAGGGAAATCCGGTTATGTGCCCGTGCGCCGGCCCATGGACAAAGCCGATCTGGAAGAGCATCTCAAGGGATTGAAAACCTACGGCATCTATCTGATGGCCCAGGATGCCACGGTCCAATGCGGCATCATCGATGCGGACCTGGTGAAACCGCTGCGCATCACCCCCCGGAAGCAGGCAGACCAGGCCCGGATCAAAAAAGAGCAGGTATACATGATCACCCGGATCAGGGAATCGTCCCGGGAACTGGGTCTGACACCGCTGGTGGAGGTCAGCGGGGGCAAGGGGTTTCATTTCTGGTATTTTACAGACCGGCCCGTGGCGGCCTCTGTGATGCGCAAGGCTTTGGCAGGACTGGTGGACCCGTTGAGAAAAGACCTGTCCTGTTTTGAACTGGAAGTGTTTCCCAAGCAGGACCAGTTGAGCGGCAAGGGATTCGGCAATCTGGTGAAACTGCCCCTGGGCATCCACCGGCTGTCCGGCAAACGGTCTTATTTTCCGGAATGCGTTAAAAAAGAGATCCCGTTGCAGCTGGCGTTTCTGGAAAAAGTTGAAAAAGCGGATTCCCGGAAGTTCACTTCCGGTCCGAAAACGGCTGCCACTTCCAAACTGGTGACCCATCCGAACCTGGAAGCGCTGACAAAGGAATATCCCGGGCTGTTTGAACTTCAGCGCCTGTGCCCGCCCCTGGGGCAGTTGATCGCTCTGGCCAGGGAAGGCCGGGGGTTGCGGGTCAGGGAAGAAAAAATCCTGTTCCAGACCCTGGGGTTTTTGCCGGATGGGAAAAAAATTCTTCATTATCTGTTCCAGCATGATCCGGAATACAATTCGCACATGGTGGATTACAAACTCAGCCGGCTGCGCGGCACGCCTTTGGGATGCAAACGGATTCATTCCCTGACGGCGGCTACCGTGGATTTCTGCGACATCCGGCCGGACCATACCGGATATATCCACCCGCTGATACAGGTCCAGGCCTGGCAGAAAATGGATGAAAAAAAAACGCCGGTTTCCGGCAAGGTACAGAACCTGACCCAGGCCGTTGAAAACCTGAAAATCGCCATCCAGCAGGTGGAGCGGTTTCTGTCATAG